Proteins from one Papio anubis isolate 15944 unplaced genomic scaffold, Panubis1.0 scaffold452, whole genome shotgun sequence genomic window:
- the LOC116273190 gene encoding far upstream element-binding protein 1-like, whose protein sequence is MFATHSEEKIGGPVNPLGPPVPHGPHGVPGPHGPPGPPGPGTPMGPYNPAPYNPGPPGPAPHGPPAPYAPQGWGNAYPHWQQQAPPDPAKAGTDPNSAAWAAYYAHYYQQQAQPPPAAPAGAPTTTQTNGQGDQQNPAPAGQVDYTKAWEEYYKKMGQAVPAPTGAPPGGQPDYSAAWAEYYRQQAAYYAQTSPQGMPQHPPAPQCLPRPSTLGSAAKSTSAEDAASTKS, encoded by the exons ATGTTCGCAACTCATAGTGAAGAAAAGATTGGT ggccCAGTAAATCCTTTAGGGCCTCCTGTACCCCATGGGCCCCATGGCGTCCCAGGCCCCCATGgacctcctgggcctccagggccTGGAACTCCAATGGGACCATACAACCCTGCACCTTATAATCCTggaccaccaggcccagctcctca TGGTCCTCCAGCCCCATACGCTCCCCAGGGATGGGGAAATGCATATCCACACTGGCAGCAGCAGGCTCCTCCTGATCCAG CTAAGGCAGGAACGGATCCAAATTCAGCAGCTTGGGCTGCTTATTATGCTCACTATTATCAACAGCAAGCACAGCCACCACCAGCAGCCCCTGCAGGTGCACCAACTACAACTCAAACTAATGGACAAG GAGATCAGCAGAATCCAGCCCCAGCTGGACAGGTTGATTATACCAAGGCTTGGGAAGAGTACTACAAGAAAATGG gtcAAGCAGTTCCTGCTCCGACTGGGGCTCCTCCAGGTGGTCAGCCAGATTATAGTGCAGCCTGGGCTGAGTATTATAGACAACAAGCAGCCTATTATGCCCAGACAAGTCCCCAGGGAATGCCACAGCATCCTCCAGCACCTCAG TGCCTTCCCAGACCTTCCACCTTAGGTTCTGCTGCAAAAAGCACCAG TGCTGAAGATGCTGCAAGCACCAAATCATAG